One segment of Ipomoea triloba cultivar NCNSP0323 chromosome 12, ASM357664v1 DNA contains the following:
- the LOC116000283 gene encoding aldehyde dehydrogenase family 2 member C4-like — translation MAPAQSNGDAEHHVKIPKIKFTKLFINGDFVDSVSGRTFETVDPSNGEVIARVAEGDKEDVDSAVKAAREAFDHGPWPRLSGAERQKIMLKLADLIEENVDEIAALDALEGGKLFTEGKYVDVPSAVRDFRYYAGTADKIHGTTLKMSRGLQGYTLLEPIGVVGHIIPWNFPAQMFSLKVAPALAAGCTMVVKPAEQTNLSALFYAHLSKLAGVPDGVLNIVTGFGRTAGAAISSHMDIDKVSFTGSTEVGRLIMQAAAASNLKPVSLELGGKSPFIVFDDVDVDQIAGLALAASTFNKGEICVAGSRVFVQEGIYDKFVEKVVEKAKAKVVGDPFDPNVQQGPQVSKTHYERVLSYIEHGKREGATLLAGGKPLDRKGYFIEPTIFADVTDDMIIAKEEIFGPVMCILKFKSVEEVIERANSSKYGLAAGIMTNNLNIANTVSRSVKSGVIWINCYFAFDSDAPFGGYKMSGFDREMGMESLSKYLQVKTIATPVYNSPWL, via the exons atggcacCAGCTCAGTCCAATGGAGATGCAGAACATCATGTGAAGATTCCTAAGATTAAGTTCACCAAGCTCTTCATCAATGGAGATTTTGTCGACTCTGTTTCAG GCCGGACATTCGAGACGGTAGATCCGAGTAACGGCGAGGTAATTGCGAGAGTGGCGGAAGGAGACAAAGAAGACGTTGACTCTGCCGTTAAGGCAGCCCGTGAAGCCTTTGACCATGGCCCCTGGCCTCGCCTTTCCGGAGCA GAGAGACAAAAGATAATGCTGAAATTAGCGGACTTAATTGAGGAAAATGTGGATGAAATAGCAGCCCTGGATGCACTTGAGGGTGGGAAGCTGTTCACTGAAGGGAAGTACGTAGATGTCCCATCGGCGGTAAGGGATTTCCGGTACTATGCCGGCACCGCCGACAAAATCCACGGCACGACATTGAAGATGTCGCGCGGCCTCCAAGGCTACACATTGCTCGAGCCAATAGGTGTCGTCGGACACATAATTCCTTGGAATTTTCCGGCTCAGATGTTCTCGCTTAAGGTTGCTCCTGCACTGGCCGCTGGTTGTACCATGGTCGTCAAGCCAGCTGAACAGACCAATCTGTCCGCCCTGTTTTATGCTCATCTTTCTAAACTA GCAGGGGTCCCTGATGGAGTGCTGAATATTGTGACAGGGTTTGGGCGCACGGCTGGCGCGGCTATTAGCTCTCACATGGACATTGATAAG GTTTCTTTTACAGGGTCGACAGAAGTAGGGCGCCTGATCATGCAGGCTGCAGCTGCTAGCAACTTAAAACCTGTCTCATTGGAGCTCGGTGGGAAGTCGCCTTTCATAGTTTTCGACGATGTTGATGTTGATCAAATTGCTGGTCTTGCTCTAGCAGCTTCCACATTTAACAAG GGCGAGATATGCGTGGCGGGGTCTCGTGTGTTTGTTCAGGAGGGGATTTATGATAAATTTGTGGAGAAAGTGGTGGAGAAAGCAAAAGCCAAAGTGGTTGGAGACCCTTTTGATCCAAATGTTCAGCAGGGaccccaa GTTAGCAAAACCCATTACGAGAGGGTGCTGTCATACATTGAACATGGCAAGAGGGAAGGCGCAACGTTGTTAGCCGGTGGGAAGCCATTGGATAGGAAAGGATACTTCATCGAGCCCACCATATTCGCAGATGTCACG GATGACATGATCATTGCCAAGGAAGAAATTTTTGGACCTGTTATGTGTATACTGAAGTTCAA GAGCGTGGAGGAGGTGATCGAGAGGGCGAATTCGTCAAAGTACGGATTAGCAGCCGGGATCATGACAAACAACTTGAACATTGCCAACACAGTCTCGCGGTCAGTGAAATCAGGCGTTATATGGATCAATTGCTATTTTGCGTTCGACTCAGATGCCCCATTTGGTGGCTACAAAATGAGTGGATTCGATAGAGAAATGGGAATGGAAAGCCTTTCTAAGTATCTTCAAGTGAAGACTATTGCCACTCCTGTCTATAACTCTCCGTGGCTGTGA
- the LOC115999528 gene encoding ARF guanine-nucleotide exchange factor GNL2-like: MTRLRRKELGISCMLNTEVGAVLAVLRRSSDGGHYFAAEECYDTPISQSLKSLRALIFNPQQEWRNLDPSLYLLPFLDVIQNDEAPAAATGLALSSVFKILKLEIFDHKTPGVREAINSSVAAITSCRLEKTDPVSEDAVMMKILQVLTAIMAHSASIWLTDQAVCTVVNSCFQVVQQSASRGDLLQRSARFTMHELVHIVYSRLPEVEVTDWENSESDTEDSAMDDSGYGIRAAVDIFHFLCSLLNVVEVVESDGVTYQTADESIQLFALVLINSAIVLSGDSIGMHPKLLRMIQDDLFHHLIHYGSCSGPLVLSMICSIVLNIYHFLRRSVRLQLEAFFSFVLFKVAGATNTLALQEVAVEGLINFCRQPTFVVEAYVNYDCDPTFRTVFEDTGKLLCRHAYPSGGALTSLQLQSFEGLSTIIHNIADNIDREGDNTPSGPYPVEIGEYRPFWEERVKEDEDLDTWIDFVRVRKAQKRKILIAGDHFSRDEKKGLEYLKHSGLVSNSSDPKAYAMFFRYTPKLDKTAIGDFLGDPEDFHLNVLKEFTDTFEFTGMVLDNALRTYLESFRLPGESQKIQRVLEAFAERFYEQQSSEIFYSKDAVFILCYSVIMLNTDQHNPQVKKKMTEDEFIRNNRAINSGQDLPREYLSELFQSISANAILFDSAGTPQEMSPNQWIQLINRSKRMNPYIMCDFDRRLGRDLFASIAGPSVATLAAIFEQADEEEVLHECIEALFSIARICQYGLDDTLDELVCTFCKFTTLLNPYASAEETLYAFSNDMKPRMATLAVFTIANNFKNFIRGGWRTIVDCLLKLKKLKLLPQSVVEPEAKTRHERSASTSISASQDSKFGRKRHPCGVVGRFSQFLSMDNVEESLNMGVSEFENNLKIISQCRIGSIFNTSSSLPEDTVQNLGRSLIYSAAGKGQKFSTAIEEEETVGFCWDLIVAIASANINRLPTFWPYYHEYLLDVAQYPLFSPIPFAEKAIVSLMKICLKLLSSFQADKAPEELIFKSINLMWKLEKEILDTCSEFIVHSVTIIMNEYPANLQTVLGWKSVLHLLSITGRHPEMYDQKVEAVINLMSDGAHISRLNYPFCIETAFGFVALKNSPLEKNIKIMDLMSNTVTLLVNWFKSGYSDPGGPSSEENKALMSPNFTVSCFVKLGEAFRKTSLSRREEIRNHAVISLQKSFSLAEDLGFTPSNIVNCFKLVIFAMVDDLHEKMLEYSKRENAERETRGMEGTLKLSMEMLTGVYLQYLKLISESPDFRGFWMGVLRRMDTCMKADLGEYGESRLQDNIPELLKKMVSTMKEKEILVQKEDDDLWEMTYIQIQWIAPSLKEELFPDN, translated from the exons ATGACGAGACTAAGGAGAAAAGAGCTTGGAATCTCATGCATGCTAAACACGGAGGTCGGCGCCGTCCTCGCCGTGCTCCGCCGCTCCTCCGACGGGGGCCACTACTTCGCGGCGGAGGAATGCTACGACACCCCGATCTCCCAGTCCCTCAAATCCCTCCGAGCCCTCATCTTCAACCCCCAGCAAGAATGGCGCAACCTCGACCCCTCGCTCTACCTCTTGCCGTTTCTCGACGTCATCCAGAACGACGAGGCCCCCGCCGCCGCCACCGGCCTGGCTCTCTCCTCCGTCTTCAAGATCCTCAAGCTCGAAATCTTCGACCACAAAACCCCCGGCGTTAGGGAGGCCATCAACTCCTCCGTCGCCGCTATCACCAGCTGCCGCCTCGAGAAGACCGACCCCGTCTCCGAAGACGCTGTTATGATGAAGATATTGCAG GTGTTGACGGCGATCATGGCACACTCGGCGTCGATCTGGCTGACAGACCAGGCGGTGTGCACGGTCGTGAACTCGTGCTTCCAGGTGGTGCAGCAGTCGGCGAGCCGGGGCGATCTGCTGCAGCGCAGCGCCAGGTTCACGATGCACGAGCTGGTGCACATAGTGTACTCGCGGCTGCCGGAGGTGGAGGTGACGGACTGGGAGAATTCGGAGTCGGACACGGAGGACAGCGCGATGGACGATTCCGGGTACGGGATCCGGGCGGCGGTTGATATCTTCCATTTCCTGTGCTCGTTGTTGAACGTGGTGGAAGTGGTGGAATCCGACGGGGTGACGTACCAAACAGCGGACGAGAGCATTCAGCTTTTCGCACTCGTTTTGATCAATTCCGCCATCGTGTTGAGCGGCGACAGCATCGGCATGCACCCCAAGCTGTTGAGGATGATACAGGACGACCTGTTCCACCACCTCATTCACTATGGCTCCTGCTCCGGGCCTCTCGTTTTATCCATGATTTGCAGCATTGTCTTGAACATCTATCACTTCCTTCGCAG GTCGGTTCGCCTTCAACTGGAAGCCTTCTTCTCATTCGTGTTATTCAAAGTGGCGGGCGCAACCAACACATTGGCACTCCAAGAAGTGGCAGTGGAAGGGCTGATAAACTTCTGCAGGCAGCCCACATTCGTGGTGGAAGCCTACGTGAACTACGACTGCGATCCCACTTTCAGGACAGTTTTTGAGGACACAGGAAAGCTGCTATGCAGGCACGCCTACCCTTCAGGTGGAGCTCTCACCAGCTTGCAGCTCCAATCCTTCGAAGGCCTATCCACCATCATCCACAACATCGCGGACAACATCGACAGGGAAGGCGACAACACCCCCTCGGGACCATACCCCGTCGAGATTGGCGAGTACAGGCCTTTCTGGGAGGAGAGGGTGAAAGAGGATGAAGATTTGGATACCTGGATAGACTTTGTGAGGGTTAGGAAGGCTCAGAAGAGGAAGATTTTGATTGCTGGTGACCATTTTAGCCGCGACGAGAAAAAAGGATTGGAGTATTTGAAACATTCGGGTTTGGTGTCAAATAGTTCTGATCCTAAAGCTTATGCTATGTTCTTTAGATACACACCAAAACTGGACAAGACTGCCATTGGGGATTTCCTTGGAGATCCTGAGGATTTCCACCTTAATGTCCTCAAAGAGTTCACAGACACATTTGAGTTCACTGGAATGGTATTGGATAATGCCCTGAGAACTTACCTGGAATCTTTCAGGCTGCCGGGAGAATCCCAGAAGATTCAGAGGGTTCTTGAAGCATTTGCTGAGAGATTCTATGAGCAGCAATCTTCTGAAATCTTTTACAGCAAAGATGCGGTTTTTATCCTGTGTTATTCTGTGATTATGCTCAACACGGATCAGCACAATCCCcaggtgaagaagaagatgacagAAGACGAATTCATAAGAAATAATAGAGCAATCAATTCAGGTCAAGATCTCCCCAGGGAATACCTCTCTGAGCTCTTCCAGTCCATTTCTGCAAACGCAATCCTCTTTGATTCCGCTGGAACTCCTCAAGAAATGAGCCCGAATCAATGGATTCAGCTAATCAACCGATCCAAGCGTATGAACCCCTACATAATGTGTGATTTCGATCGTCGTCTAGGCAGGGATTTGTTCGCTTCCATTGCAGGCCCTTCAGTTGCTACTTTAGCAGCCATTTTCGAACAGGCGGATGAGGAAGAAGTCCTCCATGAATGCATTGAAGCACTGTTTTCAATTGCCAGGATTTGCCAGTACGGCCTAGACGACACCCTCGACGAGCTCGTCTGCACTTTCTGCAAATTCACAACACTCCTAAACCCCTACGCGTCCGCAGAAGAAACACTATACGCTTTCAGCAACGACATGAAGCCCCGAATGGCCACTCTGGCAGTTTTTACCATAGCCAACAACTTCAAGAACTTCATCAGAGGCGGATGGAGGACGATAGTCGACTGCCTCTTGAAGCTCAAGAAGCTAAAACTGCTCCCGCAATCCGTGGTTGAGCCCGAGGCTAAAACCCGCCACGAAAGGTCTGCTTCGACGTCTATTTCAGCCAGCCAGGACTCGAAATTCGGGCGAAAGCGCCACCCTTGTGGGGTAGTTGGGAGATTCTCACAGTTCCTGTCAATGGACAATGTAGAAGAGTCTCTAAACATGGGTGTGAGCGAATTCGAGAACAACTTAAAAATCATCAGCCAGTGCCGCATAGGCAGCATTTTCAACACAAGTTCATCTCTCCCTGAAGATACAGTCCAGAATCTAGGGCGTTCCCTTATATACTCTGCAGCAGGGAAAGGCCAGAAATTCAGCACAGCAATTGAAGAGGAAGAAACTGTAGGGTTTTGCTGGGATTTAATTGTGGCAATTGCCTCAGCCAATATTAATAGACTCCCTACTTTTTGGCCTTACTACCATGAATACCTCCTAGATGTTGCCCAATACCCTCTCTTCTCACCCATCCCATTTGCAGAAAAAGCCATTGTTTCTCTCATGAAAATCTGCCTTAAACTCCTATCCTCATTCCAGGCTGACAAAGCCCCTGAAGAACTCATCTTCAAGTCCATAAACCTCATGTGGAAACTCGAAAAGGAAATCCTGGACACATGCTCTGAGTTCATAGTCCACTCTGTAACCATAATCATGAACGAGTACCCCGCGAATCTCCAAACCGTCCTGGGATGGAAATCTGTCCTGCATTTGTTATCCATCACAGGGCGCCACCCGGAAATGTATGATCAGAAAGTCGAGGCCGTGATCAACCTAATGTCCGACGGGGCTCACATTTCCAGGCTAAATTACCCTTTCTGCATTGAAACAGCGTTTGGGTTCGTTGCCTTGAAGAACAGCCCCCTGGAAAAGAACATAAAAATCATGGATTTGATGAGCAACACTGTAACTTTACTAGTTAATTGGTTCAAAAGCGGGTACAGCGATCCCGGTGGGCCCTCGTCCGAGGAAAACAAAGCGCTCATGTCTCCGAATTTCACAGTGTCTTGTTTCGTGAAACTAGGAGAAGCATTCAGGAAAACAAGCTTATcaagaagagaagaaattaGAAACCACGCGGTGATCTCCCTACAGAAAAGCTTCTCCTTAGCCGAGGACCTAGGGTTTACGCCCTCCAATATTGTCAATTGCTTCAAGCTCGTGATCTTCGCCATGGTGGACGACCTGCACGAGAAGATGCTGGAGTATTCAAAGCGGGAGAACGCGGAGAGGGAGACGAGGGGGATGGAGGGGACTCTGAAGCTCTCCATGGAAATGCTTACAGGAGTTTATCTGCAGTATTTGAAGTTGATCTCTGAGAGCCCCGATTTCAGGGGGTTTTGGATGGGGGTTTTGAGGAGGATGGATACTTGTATGAAGGCTGATTTGGGAGAGTATGGGGAGTCGAGATTGCAGGATAATATCCCGGAATTGCTCAAGAAAATGGTGTCCACCATGAAAGAAAAGGAGATTCTTGTGCAGAAAGAAGATGATGATCTTTGGGAAATGACGTATATTCAAATCCAGTGGATTGCTCCTTCGCTCAAGGAAGAACTGTTCCCTGATAATTGA